The segment AATGGCTCGTGTAACGGACTTCCTCGACGTACTTCCAAAAGGTTTCGACACGATGGTCGGCGACCGAGGGAACACCCTTTCAGGCGGACAGCGACAAAGAATCGCGTTGGCTCGCGCGATCGTGGCGGATCCAAGAATTCTGTTTCTTGACGAAGCGACCAGCCAGGTCGACGTTGCCTCCGAACAGCTAATCCATGATTCTTTGAAGCAGTTTCTGAAGCAAAGAACGACGATCATTATCTCCCACCGGCCCGCGACCCTTGAAATCGCAGATCGAGTCATTGTGCTTGAACAGGGTCAAATCGAGGAAGATTTGAGCTCAACAGAATACTTTGAACGATACGGCATTAAGCTTGATCGAAAGAGAGTCGCTTGATGGGAATTAGATCCGAAAACCAAAACGGTTCTCACCCTTTCGTTGTCCTGTACGACGGAATGATTTTTCACCGACAGGAAGCCGGAGGCATCAATCGGTACTTCGAAAAATTGATCGAACATCTTCCTGGGAATGTGCGACCAGCGATCACACTTTCCAAATGCCCGACGAACAATTTCCCCAGAAGCAAACGTCTCCAATTGTTCGTCAAAGGCTTCGATCTACCGCGTCCATTTCGCAAAGTCTCGAGAGCGATTCGCGCGACGCGTCTAGAATCGATTCAAAAGAGTCTCTCGCCAGACTTGATCCACGCAACCTATTACGACACCTTGGGCGGATTTGATAAAATCAGCAGCGGACCGCCATTCGTGGTTACCGTTCACGACATGACCCACGAGAAATTCCCGCACTTGCTTGATCGAAATGGCAAGCATGCGGAACTCAAGCGGCGGGCCATAAAACAAGCGGATGCAATTATCTGCGTGTCTCACAACACCAGAAATGACCTGTTGGAAATGTACCCAGAATGTGAATCGCGTACGAGAGTCGTCTACCATGCGACTGAACTGGGAGACAGTCTGCCCACTGACGCGATGCCCTTTTCTGACCGACCCTACATTCTTTACGTAGGCAGTCGATCACGATACAAAAATTTTGATGGCTTGTTGCGAGCGTTTCAAATCGTCATTGCCCGCGATCAGGAACTTCAACTGCGTACAGTTGGCAATGAATTCACAAAGAAGGAAAGACAACGCATCGCAGAGCTGGGATTGACGGACCATGTCGCTAACGAGGGAATAGTCGATGACAGCCAACTGGCTCAGCTGTACCGAAACAGCCTCTGTTTCGTCTATCCTTCATTGTACGAAGGATTTGGATTGCCGCTGCTGGAAGCGATGAGCTGCGAAACTCCAGTTTTGGCATCCAACAATTCCTGCATCCCGGAAGTAGTTCGGGATGCGGCATTGCTATTTGATCCGAACTCAAAAACGGATCTGGCAGACGCGCTGACTTTCCTTCTCCAGAACCCTTGTGTTCGGGAACAACTCGTCATCGAAGGAAGGATGCGTTGCAGTGAATTCAGCTGGGAAAAATCAGCGCGGCAAACGATGCAAACCTATCAGACTGCGATTTCCGCTGCGAGAATTCGCATTGGCAACAAATTGTCGACAGATCATTTTTCCGGATCGATTTTACCGACTCAAACTCGCTGGTTGCCGCCCATGACGAAGCCGGGAACTCGAGCCGGACTAATGACGTCGTGATGTAAAAACGAAGCAGCCGATACGAACTGTCGTTAGCCGACGTTCTGCAAACCGGCTGCGATTCCGTTGATCGACAACACGATCGAACGCTGTAGCTGCTCGAGATCGGCTTGATCCGGATTACTGCGGATCTCTTTGAGCAACGCGACCTGAATATAGTTCATCGGATCGACGTACGGATTGCGGACTTTGATACTGTGCTGCAACCACGGCTCCGTTTCCAGTATCTCTTTCGTCCCCGTGACCTTCAGCAGCATTTCGCGGCTGAGTTCAAACTCGGCTTTGATGTCGCCAAAGATCGCATCACCGACTTTCGGATCCGCAAGTTCGGCGTACATACCCGCGATCTCCATATCCGCTCGGCCCATGCCAAGATGGACATTCGCCAACATTGTGCGGAAGAAGGGCCAATCCTTGTGCATTGATTGCAGCATCGCCAAACGCGAGCCGTCCGAATCGTCACCCAGCCACTGCGAAAACGCGGTTCCGATCCCGTACCATGACGGCACGTTGGCACGTGACTGCGTCCAGGCAAACACCCAGGGAATGGCTCTCAAATCGTCCAACGTTCTTGTCACGCGGCGGTGAGAAGGACGAGAGCCGATGTTCAACCTGTCGATCTGATCGATCGGCGTCGCGGTCTGGAAATAGCTCAGAAAATCAGGATGGTCGATCAAGCCGCGATACTTTTTCCACGCGACCGAACTGAGTTCATCCATCGCTTCGGACCAATTGTCGATATCGTCAAACTCAGGACGCGAACCGGTCGAACAAAGCACCGCGTGCAGCACCTGTTCGAGGTGTCGTCGGGCGATCGCCGGAACGCTGTAGCGCGAACTGACGACTTCGCCCTGTTCGGTGATGCGAATTCGACCGCGAACAGATTCGGTTGGTTGAGCCAGAATCGCACGATTGGTCGGACCGCCGCCGCGACCGAGCGAACCGCCGCGACCGTGAAATAGCGTCATGCGTACATCGCATTCGGCACAAGCCTGAGCCATGTTTCGCTGAGCCGTGAACAGCATCCAGTTGGCTCGCATGAAGCCGCCGTCCTTGTTGCTGTCGCTGTAGCCGATCATGATCTGCTGTTTGTTGCCGCGAAGTTTGAGGTGCTCCGCATAGGCAGGATTTGCAAACAGGGCCTTCATAATTTCCGGCGCGGCCATCAAATCGTCAACCGTTTCGAATAGCGGCACGATATCGATCTTGCCCAGCAGGCCGGCGTCTTTGGCGAAAACCAGAATCTCCAGCAGGTTACTGACGCCCTCAGTCATGCTGATGATGTATGTCGTGATGCTCTGTTCCCCGATCGCCTGATGAGCAAGCTTGACCGTCGCGAACAGATCCAGAAGTTTCGCCGTGCCAACCTTCCGCTGATCCGCGTTAGCCGAATGATCGGAATCGTCGGCTGCAAACTTGGTAAGCGTTTCGATCCGGGCCGCCTCATCGAGCTGCGAATACTTTTCGCAAAAGCCAAGCGAATTCAGCAAGTCGTCCATTGCCGAGCGATGCGTTTTGGCGTGCTGCCTGATGTCCATCGACGCCAGGTGAAAACCGAAAACCTGCGTGGCACGAATCAGCCGCTCCAATCGCCCGCGAGCCAATCGCCAGCCCTTGTTGTCCAGCAAACTTTGGCGAATCGTTTCCAGATCCTCGCGAAACGCGTCGACATTTGGATACGCCCGGGGTGAAATCGGATCGCCCTTCCAAGCTGATTCAGAATGCTCACGCGTGGCCCGCAAGCGTCGAAACATCATCACCAGTTTTTGACGATAGGGCTCATCTTTGAAACGATCGATCGTTTCGTACTCTGACGGATCCAGCAATTCGCGATCAGAATCGATGCTGTCCATCAGCGACTCGCCAACCCCCGTTCGCGACTTGCTGCAGCTAAATAGTTCATACAGGGCATCGATCTCGTGAAGATAAAGCGTCAGCACGAGTTCTTGCTGAGCCTTCAACGCATCGACCGTTGTGTCGACGGTCACGAACGGATTGCCATCACGGTCTCCTCCGATCCACGTGCCGTAGCTCAGGAAGCTCGGCACATCAAATTCTTCGTCCGGCCAGACATCGTTGAGCGCCTGTTCAAGCTCTTCATAGATTCGGGGCACCAGATCGAAGAGCGTGTGCTCGAAAAAGTACAGTCCCGTGTTGCGGACTTCATCCATCACCGTCGGCTTGCGGTGCCGCGTTTCGGCGGACTGCCACAGCAGCGTAATGTAGTCGTGCAACAGTTCGCGCAGTCGGGCTCGTTCGGTCGACAGAATGCCCTGGCGATTGATGCCAGCCAGCAGATTGGTGACGTGCCGCAGGATCTCGCGGATCGTTTGTCGCTTCGATTCGGTCGGATGTGCCGTGAAGACGGGGACGACTTCCATGCTGTGGAAAAACGTCTGCAATTCTTGCGGCGAAACGCCTTCCTGCTTGAGCGTTTCCAGCGCCGCGGCAATCGTTTCGTCCATCGGCTGTCCGGACTCGTAGGCTTCCTCGGCGCGCTTGTCCAACACCGTGACGCGTTGATGTTCTTCGGCGAGATTGACCAACTGAAAATACGTCAGGAACGCCTTCAAGGTGGACTCAGTCAATTCCAGATTACCCATCAGCTTGGGCATCAGCTCCGCCAGCCGTTCCTGAGCCGACGCGTCGCCAGTTCGCCATTGCTTGGCGAGCGACCGAATTTCTTCTTCGAGTTCGAAAGCTTCCTGGCCTTCTTGGTAAACGATCGTTTCACCGAGGAGGTCTCCGAGCGTGCGAATGTTGGAGCTGATGTAGTTCTTCATTTTGGCGTGATGGAGGAGGTTTTTTAGCGTATTCGAACGCTAACAATGTACCGCAGCGGAGGCCTCGCGATGAGGGGGGCGAAGGCGTGTTCGCCACCTGACAGTTTGCGGCGGTCTTGCTATCCTGATGACATGGCGAAAAAGAAATCATCGAAAAAGAAAGCGGCAACGAAGGACGCGGTCGCGTTTGAGGCTTCGTTGGAAGCATTGAAGGAAATTTTGTCCGACCTTGAGGAGGGCAATCTGCCGCTTGGTGAGTCGCTGGAAAAATATGAAGCCGGCGTGAAGCATCTTCGCCATTGCCATGATTCTCTCAACGAGGCCAAGACGCGTATCGAGTTGCTGGAGAAGATCGACAAGCACGGCCAAGCGGTAACCAAGCCGTTTGACCATTCGGCGACCGTTGAAGAGACAGAGGTTTCGGACGAAGAAGCCGATTCGTTGCAGGAGGAATTGGACGAGGCCGCGGAAGACGATGCCGATTGGGATGGTGGCTTGTTTTAGCTCTCCGCTCATCGCAACTCACGCTTGCTTCGGGATATGATTTGTTGCCGATTCACGACAATAGCCAGCCAGAAAACGCATGCGAGTCATCTCTTCCACATCGATCAAACCATCTTCGGCCAGTCCGAACGTTCAGCCGTTGCTCGATCGCGTCGATCCAGTTTGGCTGCGAGACGTTGTGGAAGCAATCTCAAAGCCACGGCAATGGACGGCTCAGCGAGAACAGAATCGCGAAACAGCCAACTACATCGAAACCCAGCTTGGCGACTTGGGCTACAACACGTTTCGCCAGAGTCCGTTCGACAACATCGTTACGGAATTCAATCGTGACAAACCCGTCACTATCATCGGGGCTCACTACGATAGCGTGCCGCAAACTCCGGGAGCCGACGACAATGCGAGTGCCGTGGCGGCGATGCTGGGCTGCGCGAAGGCCGTCGCGGAATTGAGTTTGCCAGTTTGCTTTGTGGCTTTCAATCTCGAAGAAGAAGGCCTCGAAGGCAGCCGTTCTTTCGTGAACGACTTTATCAAGAAAGAAGACATCGACGTCGACGTCTGTCATGTTTTGGAAATGGTGGGCTATTGCGATCACACAGAAGGTTCGCAAAGACTACCCAAAGGCCTACCCGTGAAACTGGCCCGATCCGCTGGCGACTTTCTGGCGATCATCGCCAATCGAAACTCCAACCATCTTCTGGACAGCACGGTTCAAACGGCGTCGACCTACGCGAGTGACCTGCCAGTGTTAGGGCTGAAAGTTTTCATGGGTATGGAGAAGATTTTCAAAGACCTGCGACGCTCTGATCATGCTCCGTTTTGGGACGCGGGCTACCCGGCGTTTATGTGGACCGACACGTCAGAGTTCCGCAATCCGCACTACCACCAACCAAGCGACACGCCGGAGACGCTGGACTACGAATTTCTGGCGAAGGTAGTGAAGCTTTTGGTCGCTGAAGTTGCTTCGAAAGAGTTGTCGCCGCAGCGTTGAACGCAGCAGCGCTGATTCGTTTTTGCCACTTCACAGAGTCTACATATCCTCGGTGATCTCTGTCCTTCTGTGGCGAAGCTTTTAAACAGCACCGACGCGGGAAACCGACTGAACCACTGAGTCGCATAGCTTGCCCAGCTGGGCGTGGGAAATCGTAAACGCAGGCGCCAAATAGATCGTATCGCGGATAGGACGAATCCAAACTCCCTGTTCGACGAACCCGGAAACGGCTTTTGAAACGTTCACCTCATCCTTCATCCGCACGGCTCCGACAGCGCCGAGACAATGGACCGAGTTGACGTCGTCGCATTCAGCCAGCGGCTCGAGTCGATCACGCAATGTTCTTTCAATCGCAGCAACCTGTTCCAATCGAGGCTCGGTCTCGAACAAGTCCAGCGATGCATTCGCAGCAGCACAAGCGATCGGATTTCCCATGAAAGTTGGACCATGCATCAGCGCCGCCTCCCAACGTTCCGAATGAAATGGCACGTAAACTTTGGCCGTTGCGATCGTGGCCGCCAGCCCAACGCTACAACCGGTTAGCCCCTTGCCGACGCACATAATGTCCGGAGCAATCTCGGCCTGTTGGTACCCGAACATCGTTCCGGTCCGGCCAAACCCGGTGGCGACTTCGTCTGCGATCAAAAGCACATCGTGCTTGCGACAAACGCGCTCAATTCGTTGGAGCGCCGAAGCTGAATGGAATCGCATGCCTGCCGCCATCTGGATCAATGGCTCGATAATGACTGCGGCCAGCTGATCCTTTCGCTGCTCAACGAACAAGTCAAAACTCGCTTCCTGTTCGTCCGTTTCCGGAATCGGTTGCGGGAATTGGTCCAACAGAAATCCTTTGAAGTTCGCATGCATGCTGTCGTCCGGATCGCAAACGCTCATCGCACCCGTTGTGTCGCCATGATATGCGTTTTGAAAACTAACGAACTTGTTGCGAGACGTCTTCCCGTTTGGCGACCGGTTGGCCCAGTGTTGCATCGCCATCTTCATCGCGACTTCAACAGCCACCGAACCTGAGTCGCTCAAGAAGACACGATTGCCATCACCCTCAAGACATGGAGCAAGCCGATCGGCCAGGCGGATCGCCTGGTCGTGCACGATTCCGCCCAGCATCACGTGCGGCATCGTTTGAGCTTGCGAGACGATCGCCTCAACAATCTTTGGGTGGTTGTATCCGTGACAGGCAGTCCACCATGACGAAATGCCGTCGATCAATTCTCGGCCATCCTTTAGCCGTAGCGTGACGCCGTTTGTCGATTCGACTTCGATCGGCGGCGAGGCCGTTTTCATCTGGCAATAGGGGCGCCAGAGGGAATGCGGAAGTCGGAATTCGGGTTTCGGAGCGTCAGAGTCGCGATTCATGCGTAATCGATATGGCGTCGGGACGAAACAGTGCTGATAATACGGAGGTACATACTACTACAGCTCAAACAACATTCCGACCTCCGCATTCCGCATTCGAAGATGCTCAAAGCCTGCCATTGCTGTGGACTGATCCACGAAATCCCTCAGCTAGAATCTGAACAGGCCGCGGCGTGCACGCGCTGCGGAAGCCAGTTTACCGAACCGGCGTGCCGTGACATTTCGGCGAGCCGGACTGCGGCGGCAGCGATCGGAGCCTTCTTGCTGTTTTGGCCAGCGATCCTGTTACCAATTTTGCGTATCGATCAGCTTGGGCTGACGCACCAAAGCAGTATCCTTGGGGGCACGATTGAACTGTTCCATCATGGCAACTGGTTCGTCGGAGCCGTCGTGCTTTTGTTTTCAGTCATCTTTCCACTGACAAAAATTGTGTTGCTGATCGAGCTAAGCTGGTTGGAACTTTTGCATCGCAAGCACAAAGCTTTCACGCTTCGCATGATGGAACATCTGGGCAAGTGGAGCATGATGGATGTGATGTTGTTGGCGTTTTTGGTGATGCTGGTAAAACTTGGCGACATGGTCGAGTTTCATTTCGGACCTGCGATCGTTGCGTTTACTTTTTGTGTCGCGATGAGCATGTTGGCGTCGTTGAGTTTTGATCCGCACGCGATTTGGGAAGATTGAATCGCTGATCCTCAGAATTAGGATGTATGCTTGAAAGCGTTCAACACGATGGCCTTTACGCACGAACCCTCCTCACGAAGTCAACGGAACCTATTGCGGCTGGAAGCCACGATTAAGAGAAATCTATGAACAACCCACCTGTTGCCGACATTCGCCCGAGATCCTCCAAGATGCACCAGCTGTTCGGCGGTTCACGTCTGTGGCTGCTGACGCTATTATGCCTGTTGATTGCCGGCGGACTGATCTGGTGGTCAATGCCGCAGCGCGGGACGACAATCCACATTCAATTCCCGGAAGGCCACGGCCTGAAAACGGAAGACACGGTTCGCTATCGAGGCATCGAAGTCGGCACGGTTGAGTCCGTTCATCTGGACGATTCGCTTGACGGCGTCGAAGTCGAAGTGTTACTTAAACCATCCGCAGAACAACTGGCAAAGGAAGGAACCCGATTTTGGGTCGTGCGACCGGAGCTTAGTTTGACTCGCATTTCCGGCCTCGAAACGGCGATCGGCCACAAGTACATTGGCGTTTCGCCGAATCCGATGGCGGACAGCGAGAACCGACAGACGACGCACCGGTTCCAGGGACTTGCAAACGTTCCAGTCGATACGCTTTCGGATTCCGGAGTCGAACTAATTCTCCGCGGCGACAAACGATACAGCGTCAGCAAAGGTTCCAACGTTACGTTCCGCGGAGTCGAGATCGGGACGGTGCTCGACGTTGCACTTTCTCAGGAATCCCGACATGTCGATGTCCGCGTGCGAATTTTTGATCAACACGCCACGCTGCTGACCTCTGAATCGAAGTTCTGGGCAAGTTCTGGTCTGGACCTCGACTTTCAGTTTGGATTCAACGGCGGTTTCAATCTGGACACCGAATCGCTGGAGACGCTGGCTCGCGGCGGCGTTTCAATGATCACGACGGGGCAGGGCAAGTCGGTCTCGCCTGGTGACATATTCACTTTGCACGCGTCTGCCGAAGACGATTGGTTCAAGAGCGCGGAAAAATTCGAAACCACAAATATCGCGTTACGCGGAGCAGTACCAATCAGGTCATCATGGGAGTCGTCGGGCTATTTTGGACGTTCCATTAAAACAGCTCAGTGCAACGGCATCGCGATCATCAACGGAGGCGAGCAGTTTATCTGGTTCCCGGCCGACGTAATGAGCAACTCGAAAAAGATTGGCTTTAATCTTGCTGTTGGAGACATCGAATCCGTTGGACTTGGGAGCATCCGCTCCGTCAAGGATTCACTGGTCGTGCGAATGGAATCAAAAGCCAGGATCGATGCTTTCGACGCGAGCAAAGACTTCATCTCCCCAGTGAAACCGATGGACGGCCTTGTGGTTCGCCAGTCGGCAGAACAGGACGTTCGCTTTCATCTCTCGATCGAGAAAAGTTCGATCAAGCCGGATGAAGACAACGAAAACCTGTGGGACGTGATCGATTTTAATGGCGATCGCAACGTCTGGCACGGCGCACCGGTAGTTTCTGCAGCCGACGGAAAATTGATGGGGATCCTGTTGATCGAGTCTCGCAAAACGAAGATCCTGACGGTCAACGGACTGGCGAACTAGAATCCGGCAGACGTGGATCATTGCGACCATCATCCGTCGCGCCGTTCTATTTGCCGCGGCAAAATAGCAACAGGTCCGCAGCCAACGTCACGTTCATTTGCTCGACGCCCTTCAAGCGACTCTGCTGCGAGTTCCGCACGGCTCGATAAGTCATTGCGAGCGCGTCGGCAATTTCGTCGGATTTGAGTTCGACGTGCTGAGTCCATTTTTTGTGTTGAGAAAGCACAAGGTTCGCGGCTTTCATCTCTTCCGCAACCATTTCCCAACGACTGCGGCGATGACCGGATTTCTGAGTTTGCTCCCGAAGCTCAATCAGATCTTCTTCGCCCGGAATGGCGACAACACAAACGCCATCAACGCTCAAAACGCGTTCAATTTCACTGACGGGTCGTCGTCCAAAAAGTGAAACAACTTGCTGAATGCATCCATCGGCTATCGGCAGTCCGCGATCGGCGTTCGCCAGCACCCACGTTGCCTCCGGCCAGCCACGCGCCGCCAGTTTGATCGCGCGGCGAGAGAGATCGATGCCGCAATAGCTGGATGCTGCGTGTGGGAACAGTGCCGGCCCAAAGCTACCTTCGCCGCAACCAAGATCGAGAACATTCTGCGCTGCAGACGAAGTCGAAGTCCACTCCCGCAGACTCTCAACCAGCCCCGCCGCGAGACCTCGTTCGAGCCAGCGGCGACGCGCGAGGACAGCCTCGTCGGAATCGCCTGGGTTGGAGGACTTTTTGTCCTGAGGCTGAGTCAGATTCCAGTAGCCTTCTTTGGCGCGATCAAAATTGTGTCCGCTGGCACAGCGCAACGACGAATCGCCTGGCTCAAGAGGCTGTTTGCAGTTTCTGACGGTGCATCGAAGTTCAATCATCGGCAGATTTTAGTCGATTCCAGCCCCCGACGTAAGTTTGACTGGGGCACTGAAACTGGGGCAGCACGCTCGGTTTTCAAAAGTGGCCTTTCTGTATCGACTCAGACCTGCTGCTTGCAACTCAGCGACGAACGGCTTGCCAATCAGTTCTGCTGACGCCGTTTCTGAACAATCCGCTTCACCTTCGCCGGCGACGTCTTGAGCAAGCGAAAATCTTCGCAGTTGTTAAACTTGAGGAAACGCTGCAGCTCTTTTTCGAACGCACCGAGAAACGCTTCATTGCCTGAAACCGAAGACTCCAACGCAAGATTTTGGATTAGCAACAAAGCATTATCTCGATCCACTTTGCAATCCATTCTGGCGACCAACATTCCGTCCCACAGAATCGGCAAACAAAAATACCCGTACTTCCGTTTGGCTTCCGGCACATAGCACTCAATCAGATAGTCGAACCCGAACAGAGCCTGCATTCGCTTGCGTTGGATTACGAGATTGTCGAAAGGTGACAGGATTTTGAGCTTGCTGCGGGCCAACGGCTTGCTCAGCAGCTTCAACGATTCGGGCATCGCGTAGTACGAATCGCCATCGACACGAACGGTCTGCAGCTCACCGCTTGAAACCATATCCTCCAGCGTCGTTGCAACGAGAGGTTTTGTGTTCTTGAGCAAGTACGCCATTTCGGCTGGTCGCCCCAATCCGTTTGCTCGCAAATATCGCCAGATCAAATACCGAGCGTACTCTTCCGGTTCCGGCGGCGTCGTATCAACGTTGTCCGGCAACACGCGTTCGGTCAGGTCGTAGACCTTGTGAAAGTTGCTTCGTCGCGGCACCATCAAATCGCCCTGCATGAACAGGACCTCAAGAGCACGCTTTGCGGGTCTGGTTTTCCATTCGCCAATCTTATCGCCCTTGTGCTCAAAATCTCTGGCCATCAAAGGACCTTCAGATTCGATTCGTTTCAGCACCATCTTCATCATCGCTTCATCGACCGTGAACCAATGCTTCATCTTCCCGGTCGAGAGTGCCTGCTTGCGAACAAGGCTGAACCGATAGTCGCGCATCGGAAGGTAGGCTGCAGCATGCGACCAGTATTCAAAAACCTGCTTGTCGGCCAGCAGTTGATCCAAATGAGCAGATTTGTATCGCGGATTGCGATTCCAAAGCGTGTGATGGTGAGCCCGTTCGATGACTGAGATCGCGTCGATTTGGATGTAGCCCAAATGTTCGATCGCGGAAAGCGTTGCCTTCGCTGCCGCACCGGATTGCCTGGCCGTTGGGAGCTTTTGTGAAAGCAAAACCAGTTTCCTGGCTTGTTCGATAGAAAGTGATTCAGACATATGCTCGCAGTTTCCCTGGAAATACTGGCTGACACAAGGACAATGCGGCTCTTCGGTCAGAACGCGCAAAAAAATAGTGGACGCAATTTACTGCTCGATATTTTGGCGAAACAATCTGATATAAGATCAGGGTACGGTTGGCTAATCGCATCTTCCGTCAACGATCCAGTACTCATTTCGAAACTTCAAAAAATGCCTGTTCGACAACTGCTGCTTTTGTTTCTCGTCGCCTGTTTCGCTCAGCCGATTTCAGCTGAAGAGACCAAACACACTGGCGAGATCGTTAAAGAATTCGTGTCACAGGATTATCGTGGCCAGGAATTCAAGCTGTCGGACGTGAAAGACAGAAAGCTGGTTGTGTTGGCGTTTTTGGGAACCGAGTGCCCGCTGGCGAAGCTATATGGCGGCCGACTTCAGACACTTGCGGACGCTTACGGGGATCGTGGCGTCACGGTGATCGGAATCAACTCCAATCGCCAGGATAACGTGACCGAAATTGGTGCCTACATGCAGCGGCACAGCCTCAAGTTCCGCATGCTC is part of the Mariniblastus fucicola genome and harbors:
- a CDS encoding winged helix-turn-helix domain-containing protein; this encodes MSESLSIEQARKLVLLSQKLPTARQSGAAAKATLSAIEHLGYIQIDAISVIERAHHHTLWNRNPRYKSAHLDQLLADKQVFEYWSHAAAYLPMRDYRFSLVRKQALSTGKMKHWFTVDEAMMKMVLKRIESEGPLMARDFEHKGDKIGEWKTRPAKRALEVLFMQGDLMVPRRSNFHKVYDLTERVLPDNVDTTPPEPEEYARYLIWRYLRANGLGRPAEMAYLLKNTKPLVATTLEDMVSSGELQTVRVDGDSYYAMPESLKLLSKPLARSKLKILSPFDNLVIQRKRMQALFGFDYLIECYVPEAKRKYGYFCLPILWDGMLVARMDCKVDRDNALLLIQNLALESSVSGNEAFLGAFEKELQRFLKFNNCEDFRLLKTSPAKVKRIVQKRRQQN